One window of Leifsonia sp. AK011 genomic DNA carries:
- a CDS encoding 3-hydroxyisobutyryl-CoA hydrolase has product MDDTVDTPEVRFSVERALGTVTLDRPRALNALTHRMVVEIAAHLDEWETDPQIERVLIQGAGDRAFCAGGDIVGIYRDAVGGGGATEQFWRDEYTLNARIARYPKPIVTVMDGIVLGGGVGLGAHASHRIVTETSSVGMPEPTIGFVPDVGGTWLLSRAPGELGTRLALTAGSTDAAGAIHLGLADSFVPRDRLAELREALTTHGADESIARVAEEARHPQIVDDQVALDECFALDDVASILAALRDAGYDDLTDAIESKSPSALVLTLASLRRARSLPDLESALTQEFRVSVRCLGLPDLAEGIRAQVIDKDRSPRWNPASLADVDADALAAFFDPLPHDLILPNRKDLQ; this is encoded by the coding sequence ATGGATGACACCGTCGACACCCCAGAGGTGCGTTTCTCCGTCGAGCGGGCGCTGGGCACCGTCACGCTCGACCGTCCGCGTGCGCTCAACGCCCTGACCCATCGCATGGTCGTCGAGATCGCCGCCCATCTCGACGAGTGGGAGACGGATCCCCAGATCGAACGCGTGCTGATCCAGGGTGCTGGCGATCGCGCGTTCTGCGCCGGCGGCGACATCGTCGGCATCTACCGGGACGCGGTCGGCGGCGGTGGCGCGACCGAGCAGTTCTGGCGCGACGAGTACACGCTCAACGCCCGCATCGCCCGCTACCCCAAACCGATTGTCACGGTCATGGACGGCATCGTGCTGGGCGGGGGAGTGGGGCTCGGCGCCCATGCGAGCCACCGCATCGTCACGGAGACCTCGAGTGTCGGGATGCCAGAACCCACGATCGGCTTCGTGCCCGACGTCGGCGGCACCTGGTTGCTGTCGCGGGCGCCGGGTGAACTCGGAACGCGTCTGGCACTCACCGCCGGCTCGACGGATGCAGCGGGCGCCATCCACCTCGGACTCGCCGACTCGTTCGTCCCCCGCGATCGCCTTGCCGAGCTGCGGGAGGCGCTCACGACTCACGGGGCGGACGAGTCGATCGCCCGCGTCGCAGAGGAGGCCAGGCATCCGCAGATCGTCGACGACCAGGTGGCGCTCGACGAGTGCTTTGCCCTCGACGACGTGGCGAGCATCCTCGCTGCGCTGCGCGACGCAGGGTACGACGACCTCACCGACGCGATCGAGTCGAAGTCGCCCTCCGCCCTTGTGCTCACGCTGGCGTCGCTGCGGCGGGCGAGGAGCCTGCCCGATCTGGAGAGTGCGCTCACGCAGGAGTTCCGGGTGTCCGTGCGCTGCCTCGGTCTTCCCGACCTCGCGGAGGGAATCCGCGCACAGGTGATCGACAAGGATCGCTCGCCACGCTGGAATCCGGCAAGCCTCGCCGACGTCGATGCCGACGCGCTCGCCGCCTTCTTCGACCCGCTGCCCCACGATCTGATCCTGCCGAACCGAAAGGACCTCCAATGA